One Paenibacillus sp. FSL H7-0737 DNA segment encodes these proteins:
- a CDS encoding NADH:flavin oxidoreductase has product MNTELLFSPIQVGNLSLSNRIVMAPMTRVYSPDGVPGSNVAAYYRRRAEGGVGLIVTEGTAINHPSAVSHANIPNIHEEAALEGWKQVVEEVHAAGGKIIPQLWHVGMARTIGEGPNVEALPIGPSGLNLAGEPVTEPLTTAEVESLVSAFAQAAANAKKVGFDGIEIHGAHGYLIDQFFWEGTNKRTDRYGGDLVGRTTFAVEVIEACRKAVGPDFPIVLRFSQWKLGAYDEKLAKNADELERFLTPLSDAGVDIFHCSTRRFSQPEFEGSELNLAGWTKKITGKPSITVGSIGLHSDFFAEDSAQKTEDNINELLERMDREEFDLVAVGRALISDPAWPAKVQSGAIDEIIPFTAESTKTLY; this is encoded by the coding sequence ATGAACACTGAGCTATTATTTTCACCTATTCAAGTGGGGAATCTTTCGCTGTCAAACCGAATCGTCATGGCGCCGATGACTCGGGTATACTCACCGGATGGTGTACCAGGAAGTAATGTTGCCGCATATTACCGTAGACGGGCAGAAGGTGGAGTAGGATTGATCGTTACCGAAGGTACAGCTATTAATCATCCTTCGGCAGTCAGCCACGCCAATATTCCCAATATACATGAAGAAGCAGCTTTAGAGGGCTGGAAGCAGGTAGTAGAAGAAGTTCACGCTGCTGGAGGTAAGATCATCCCCCAATTATGGCATGTGGGTATGGCGCGAACTATAGGGGAAGGCCCTAATGTTGAAGCCCTTCCTATTGGCCCTTCGGGTCTGAATTTAGCAGGAGAACCTGTGACTGAGCCACTGACTACAGCTGAAGTTGAAAGCTTAGTCTCAGCATTTGCTCAAGCGGCAGCGAACGCGAAAAAAGTGGGTTTTGATGGTATCGAGATTCATGGTGCACATGGTTATCTGATAGACCAGTTCTTCTGGGAAGGAACGAACAAACGTACCGATCGTTACGGTGGCGATTTGGTTGGTAGAACTACATTTGCAGTAGAGGTTATTGAAGCGTGCCGTAAAGCGGTTGGGCCAGATTTTCCGATCGTGCTACGCTTCTCTCAATGGAAATTGGGTGCCTATGATGAGAAGCTGGCAAAAAATGCAGATGAGCTCGAAAGATTCCTTACTCCACTTAGCGATGCTGGCGTTGATATTTTCCACTGCTCCACTCGTCGCTTCAGCCAACCTGAATTTGAGGGATCTGAGCTTAATCTCGCAGGGTGGACCAAGAAAATCACGGGGAAACCATCAATTACGGTGGGTTCTATCGGTCTTCACAGTGATTTTTTTGCAGAAGACTCAGCTCAGAAGACAGAAGATAACATTAATGAATTACTAGAAAGAATGGACCGTGAGGAATTTGATTTGGTTGCTGTTGGCAGAGCATTAATAAGCGATCCGGCTTGGCCTGCCAAAGTTCAAAGTGGAGCAATAGACGAGATCATTCCATTCACAGCTGAATCGACAAAAACTCTATACTAA
- a CDS encoding HEAT repeat domain-containing protein → MSTALLQELHQEVNRLYIAGSELAAEDFRLKRLLPQFQQLGERAPIFKRLGEGIVAVIEPDHSEGSSSAQNLQELSVLLSSVLYTQGATSPDGELLEVEVHPVRLPTQFSYRKLSAVQTALKTRGGGRYEIIKEAFETGLFQDLRMIHPALAALQDPYVEIAELVMKQILPAYGPQIIPILIDQFDPAGGIVETRKLYVIAVLGGDSVQDLIYQAADSGSEDVRAMAISLLAGQGQYEIELLAWSTDKKKKIREAAYNALAKSDSVNAVNRLHEAFTGKDSELVVPALRQCQAQELTKRLVVELSDMLQTVSEIMGDTKKKDGLWNKVVQYLRVLSYKRSPELEKLYFNVLEQYPLYMNQLKWNSLIEEANSYFRQIDSIEARRILQQTLERDLVYYRNNRRYVNDVFKDAYLYLSPERVYEQYVEVLKHYAPSSTSHASSMAQQLLRTISEVVVQRYHGTYDAVWNSPVDQIQYMYKIEMQPPEVLALQWDSRWLDAFIELDQYELVSAFARPGHAEAMQYLLRKLTDNPEFRHRFSNILLMGLARTGINKQHLQEALLVALEDDRNTECRLIEPYTFEQLCQLPASFASRIITVLPRFSEVAEEQLEYVIRLMQGPSNPNEEV, encoded by the coding sequence ATGAGTACAGCTTTACTACAAGAGCTTCATCAAGAAGTAAACCGGCTGTATATAGCTGGAAGTGAGCTCGCTGCTGAGGATTTCCGCTTAAAGCGGCTATTGCCACAGTTTCAACAGTTAGGTGAACGTGCTCCCATATTCAAAAGGTTAGGAGAGGGAATCGTTGCGGTCATTGAACCAGATCATTCCGAGGGATCTTCCTCTGCTCAGAACCTACAGGAGCTCAGTGTGCTGCTTAGCTCGGTGCTATATACACAGGGAGCGACCTCGCCTGATGGTGAACTGCTTGAGGTGGAAGTCCATCCGGTGAGATTGCCTACTCAGTTTTCATATCGTAAGCTGTCAGCGGTACAGACGGCATTAAAGACTCGCGGGGGAGGACGATATGAGATTATCAAGGAAGCTTTTGAGACAGGATTGTTTCAAGATCTTCGAATGATTCATCCCGCGTTAGCAGCCCTCCAAGATCCATATGTTGAGATCGCCGAGCTTGTGATGAAGCAGATCCTGCCAGCTTATGGGCCTCAGATTATTCCGATCCTTATCGATCAATTTGATCCTGCTGGAGGAATAGTAGAGACGAGAAAGCTGTACGTGATCGCAGTATTAGGTGGTGATAGCGTTCAGGATCTGATCTATCAAGCTGCAGATTCAGGATCAGAAGATGTTCGAGCCATGGCTATTTCTCTGCTCGCAGGTCAGGGACAATATGAAATCGAATTACTGGCTTGGAGTACAGATAAGAAGAAAAAGATTCGCGAAGCTGCCTATAATGCGCTGGCTAAGAGCGACTCGGTAAATGCGGTGAACCGGCTGCATGAGGCATTTACGGGAAAAGATAGTGAACTTGTAGTTCCTGCATTGAGACAATGTCAAGCCCAAGAGCTCACAAAACGACTTGTTGTAGAGTTATCAGATATGCTTCAAACTGTCTCAGAGATTATGGGCGATACGAAGAAGAAAGACGGATTATGGAATAAGGTAGTCCAGTATCTTCGGGTTTTATCTTACAAACGCAGTCCTGAACTAGAGAAACTATATTTTAATGTTCTCGAGCAGTATCCATTATATATGAATCAGCTAAAGTGGAATTCATTGATCGAGGAAGCAAACTCCTATTTTAGACAGATAGATTCTATCGAAGCGAGACGTATATTACAGCAAACACTTGAGCGTGATCTTGTCTACTATAGAAACAATAGAAGATATGTGAATGATGTTTTTAAAGATGCGTATCTCTACTTGTCACCAGAGCGTGTGTATGAACAATATGTTGAAGTTCTAAAGCATTATGCGCCATCTTCAACTAGCCATGCTTCTTCAATGGCGCAGCAACTGCTACGCACCATATCTGAAGTTGTAGTTCAACGATATCATGGGACTTATGATGCAGTTTGGAATTCACCTGTAGACCAGATTCAATATATGTATAAGATCGAAATGCAGCCGCCCGAGGTACTGGCTCTTCAATGGGATTCACGGTGGCTTGATGCTTTTATAGAGCTGGATCAATACGAACTGGTCAGTGCCTTTGCAAGGCCGGGACATGCCGAAGCAATGCAGTATTTACTTCGTAAATTGACCGATAATCCTGAATTCCGCCATCGGTTTTCCAATATTCTCTTGATGGGCTTAGCACGTACAGGGATAAATAAACAACATTTGCAAGAAGCTCTCCTAGTGGCTTTGGAAGATGATAGAAATACAGAATGTCGATTAATTGAACCGTATACATTTGAACAGCTATGTCAGCTTCCAGCGAGTTTTGCGAGTCGAATAATAACTGTTCTACCTCGATTTAGTGAGGTTGCAGAAGAACAACTTGAGTATGTCATTCGTCTCATGCAAGGACCATCAAACCCAAATGAAGAGGTGTAG
- a CDS encoding SWIM zinc finger family protein: protein MIDITEVFIDTLAPNSAAIKNGQGLVKKRRFVQLNQSEDGVVLFGECGGSGSSNYYPSADFVVSDKPVMRCTCPSRQIPCKHVLGLLYAYVGKETFVSATIPEDLAVKREKMSKREERKSELAAEGANVKPKKVNKSALKKKIGAQLEGLAVLEKLTQSLIRAGLGTIDAKGVKDIQVHVKMMGNYYLTGAQIELRRLALLLSSSDNREKTYSLAIEQLTRIHAFIKKGRAHLTMKLEDPDMSLNHESTIEEWLGHAWQLTELKECGLMSSDVELIQLSFLSYDDEARQEYVDLGYWIEKSTGDIHRTLQYRPYKAAKYIHEEDSFTDVALIPSFYRYPGDRNRRVRFENMSTRPLTNQDVEWIVSKAVHSYSDSFKQIKNQLKNPLADKNPVLLLHVNKISKSQQDQFVITDESGQHLVLDQIVALEQDTLALLQYFTLEELSDTTMLLMFEHQLDTGRLKAQPLTLIKGMEMIRLLY, encoded by the coding sequence TTGATAGATATCACAGAAGTCTTCATAGATACTCTAGCACCGAACAGTGCAGCAATTAAGAACGGGCAAGGACTAGTTAAGAAGAGACGATTCGTCCAATTGAATCAGTCGGAAGACGGCGTGGTTCTGTTTGGTGAATGTGGTGGTAGCGGTAGCAGCAACTATTATCCTTCTGCTGATTTTGTTGTTTCTGACAAACCGGTGATGCGTTGTACTTGTCCAAGTAGGCAGATTCCTTGTAAGCATGTCCTCGGATTGCTATATGCCTATGTAGGCAAGGAGACTTTCGTATCTGCAACGATTCCTGAAGATCTTGCTGTTAAACGAGAAAAGATGAGTAAGCGTGAAGAACGAAAATCTGAGCTTGCTGCGGAAGGGGCTAATGTTAAGCCCAAGAAAGTGAACAAGTCCGCACTTAAGAAAAAGATTGGAGCTCAACTGGAGGGCTTGGCTGTACTGGAGAAATTGACCCAATCGCTTATACGTGCAGGACTTGGAACAATAGACGCCAAAGGTGTAAAGGATATTCAGGTGCACGTGAAGATGATGGGCAATTATTACTTAACTGGTGCACAAATTGAATTAAGACGATTAGCTTTATTGCTCTCTTCTTCTGACAATCGTGAGAAAACTTATTCATTAGCAATAGAGCAGCTAACCCGAATTCATGCGTTCATTAAGAAAGGGCGCGCTCATTTAACTATGAAGCTGGAAGATCCGGATATGTCTTTGAATCATGAATCTACGATTGAAGAATGGCTTGGTCATGCTTGGCAGCTAACGGAGCTTAAGGAATGCGGTCTGATGAGCTCAGATGTAGAGCTGATCCAGCTTTCATTCCTCAGCTATGATGATGAAGCCAGACAGGAATATGTAGACCTCGGCTACTGGATAGAAAAATCTACAGGTGATATACATCGTACGCTCCAATATCGTCCTTATAAAGCAGCTAAGTATATTCATGAAGAAGATAGCTTCACTGATGTTGCACTTATTCCTTCCTTCTATCGTTATCCTGGTGACCGGAACCGGAGAGTTCGTTTCGAGAATATGTCAACACGGCCTCTGACTAATCAGGATGTAGAGTGGATCGTTTCTAAGGCAGTTCATTCTTATTCCGACAGCTTCAAGCAGATAAAAAATCAGTTGAAGAATCCGCTAGCGGACAAGAATCCTGTGTTGCTGCTGCATGTGAATAAGATTAGCAAATCTCAGCAAGATCAGTTCGTCATTACGGACGAATCGGGCCAGCATTTGGTGTTAGACCAAATAGTAGCACTCGAGCAGGATACACTTGCACTGTTACAATACTTTACACTCGAAGAATTATCGGATACTACGATGCTGCTTATGTTTGAACATCAACTCGATACAGGACGATTGAAAGCACAACCGTTAACCCTTATCAAAGGGATGGAGATGATCCGTCTCTTATATTAA